Proteins found in one Bacillota bacterium genomic segment:
- a CDS encoding peptidoglycan-binding protein: protein MVTPRGTIAKLPFLLRAFMCTLSISLLTSQIAFAASDSISLQRTLRIGSGDEDPRRLQARLIELGYSPSPANGVFSWQTYYAVVAFQKVNKLARDGIVGPKTYQSLDNPKTIGARYSGDHVEISKAYQVFLSSKMAGSQK, encoded by the coding sequence ATGGTGACACCTAGAGGCACTATTGCGAAACTACCTTTTCTGCTGCGGGCATTTATGTGTACATTAAGCATATCGCTACTTACGAGTCAAATCGCCTTTGCTGCAAGCGATAGCATATCTTTACAAAGAACGCTAAGGATTGGAAGCGGTGACGAAGATCCCAGGCGTCTGCAGGCGCGTCTCATCGAATTGGGATATTCTCCCAGTCCAGCAAACGGCGTTTTTAGTTGGCAGACTTACTATGCAGTTGTTGCTTTTCAGAAAGTAAATAAGCTGGCAAGGGACGGTATAGTTGGTCCAAAGACTTACCAGTCGCTGGATAACCCCAAAACAATCGGGGCTCGTTACAGCGGAGACCATGTCGAGATAAGCAAGGCTTATCAGGTCTTCTTGTCGTCAAAAATGGCCGGGTCGCAAAAATAA
- a CDS encoding hemolysin family protein, giving the protein MDPLLLNFILIGILVLLNALFASAEIAVITVRETRIRPRAEKGSKSAQTVLKFLRDPSRFLATIQTGVTLAGFLASAVAAAQLSGRLSEFIRNLNIPLISRASNAVAVVLITLGISYTTLVFGELVPKRVAILKSETIALILSRPLEWLSTIFYPVTKLLTISTNIIIRAFGIKPEDTAPGTTEEELKLLVTQHSALMDEEKELIRQAFEFGDVLSRQIMVPRPDIAAVDAEATVKDALEEAKKSGHPRLPVYQENLDNIIGAVHIKDFIDYIEKGRLDAPAAEVMQPVLYVPETRRAISLLKDLQKSRLHMAVVLDEYGGTAGIVTIEDIVEEVVGEFGGKPEEEELIKAISEREVVVDGRLPIDELNERFKLDIPKSPEYDTVAGWILSRLGHIPRPGEEVLYDGARFRVQSMQQRRVALVRITKTT; this is encoded by the coding sequence ATGGATCCGCTGTTGCTCAATTTTATACTCATTGGCATTTTGGTTTTGCTAAACGCCCTTTTTGCCAGTGCGGAAATAGCCGTGATTACGGTTCGTGAAACCCGCATTAGACCCAGAGCCGAAAAGGGCTCTAAATCAGCCCAGACCGTCTTAAAATTCCTAAGAGACCCAAGCCGGTTTCTTGCCACAATTCAAACGGGGGTAACCCTGGCGGGATTCCTGGCCAGCGCCGTAGCCGCAGCGCAGCTCTCCGGCAGGTTAAGTGAGTTTATAAGAAACCTCAATATTCCGCTGATCTCAAGGGCATCAAATGCTGTGGCAGTTGTTCTAATCACACTCGGAATTTCTTATACCACGCTCGTTTTCGGCGAGCTCGTACCGAAAAGAGTTGCTATCTTAAAATCGGAAACCATAGCGCTCATACTTTCAAGGCCACTGGAATGGTTAAGTACTATATTTTATCCGGTAACAAAGCTCCTTACCATTTCAACCAATATAATAATAAGGGCTTTCGGCATCAAGCCCGAGGATACTGCACCCGGAACCACTGAGGAAGAATTAAAGCTTTTGGTGACCCAACATTCCGCATTAATGGATGAGGAAAAAGAATTGATCCGCCAGGCTTTTGAGTTTGGAGATGTGCTGTCGCGACAAATAATGGTGCCGCGTCCCGATATTGCAGCAGTCGATGCCGAAGCAACCGTAAAAGACGCTCTGGAGGAAGCCAAAAAGAGCGGCCACCCCAGGCTCCCTGTATATCAGGAGAACCTAGACAATATTATTGGCGCAGTCCATATCAAAGACTTTATTGATTATATTGAAAAAGGTAGATTGGATGCGCCTGCGGCAGAAGTTATGCAGCCGGTTCTATATGTACCCGAAACGCGGCGCGCTATCAGCCTCCTTAAAGACCTGCAGAAAAGCAGGCTTCATATGGCGGTCGTGTTAGACGAATACGGCGGTACTGCCGGTATTGTAACAATCGAAGATATCGTCGAAGAAGTAGTCGGCGAATTTGGCGGCAAGCCCGAAGAAGAGGAGCTTATTAAAGCAATAAGTGAGCGTGAAGTAGTTGTTGACGGCAGACTACCTATAGATGAGTTAAACGAGCGGTTTAAATTAGATATCCCTAAGTCACCTGAGTACGATACTGTGGCCGGGTGGATACTCTCCCGCTTGGGACATATCCCGCGACCCGGCGAGGAAGTTTTATACGATGGAGCCCGATTTAGAGTGCAATCGATGCAGCAACGAAGAGTTGCCTTGGTCAGAATAACCAAAACGACTTAA